Below is a genomic region from Helianthus annuus cultivar XRQ/B chromosome 2, HanXRQr2.0-SUNRISE, whole genome shotgun sequence.
tgaagcatcggagtaccatggagtgattgaagcataggagagttgtggctaggggtgaagtaccaatcatgttgcttgaacctctcctggaagctgtccacaccattaaatggtgatcctgtgtatggcgacccatccgatatctcaatcgggtggtttggtgtgcCTGATGGGGAGCGAAGGGTCCGtctcctcgtctacgtccatctcgtgaccaccaggaaagtggtcctcctgtccaagtgggttatggcccactggctcttccacataagcattagggttatacaaaccctggtaggctggcgctgggtACTGCTGTGGTGACTGGTGCAATGGTATGTATGATCCAAGCGaatcatggggcccgttctccgagtggggcccaaacgagtgggtaacgacggagaagtgctcgcggaaaccgaatgcctagcaggctcggcaatagacctccaaaggtcgttggcggctgtgtggtTGTAGCAGATGGGGCCCGCCTATGCGAGGGGCCAGCCTCATGATCGATgtaggaaatcctccacgacctctcatccttggcggcatcctgatcctgtcaaaagtcaaacaagttgcgcaacaaaatatataagacaatgcaataataaataaaaataaattaaacgaaatgttgaacatttcctatgttccttgtctagactcgaaaatcgaggaatgtgcaattgtgtaactgagattaaacacattaggatagtgtttaattcactcagcgttggctctgataccaacctgtcacaccccgaatttccacgtgtcaccggtgggcccggtgtgggtacagtgacgtagttggcatcgtcatagacaatcaacacaaataataatgcacagcggaagcagaatagaaacatttcaactttaattaaaatgcaataataaatatcacagtcgttgaaatggatccacaggcggatcaataaaacagagataaatagttcaacagataaatgtcgtccgagtttgcgagactattgtggacgctctataggaaacagccagcctatttccgtatagtacctgcacttaatctttgaGAAAAATaccgtcagtttacactggtaaaatacaaaatcgactgactcattttgaaaatgatttaaatttatttaaatgcaccaggcataaatattttattaacttgggataatcatTATATGAACTTGTgaaacgaattacatgcacttatatctctggtggcccgggatctactgtccgggctagagatttaattgcaCAACCACATAAAGagtatacacgacgggtgtagcGCCATACACCCcggctctggtcgtggccatcgcTTCgtgataatgccaaggatatccgggacatggtcaacaacccccaaagccttttaagtaagacaaaactgtttaaacgaaatcacacaactattcaagactgaacacccataGGTGAGAGgaacttgtgcgcccgatcaagcggtatttttaaataccgtaccccaaagcccgtatagggaaaatagtcaaaatgtatttactgagaaagtataagtcacaaacgataagtggtgtagctttaccgggcttcctaatctggaacaaaggtttataattaaacctattagattcctaacggccttttatttaagcttaaactttgaccggttagttttagagtgatacggtttacgcacgataaGCGAAAGatccggatagaatgtgatttagacccgacaagttcgaATACTTGTATAAATACGGGTATACtaaaatacattctggattttgaagcaaaaacgatatcgtttgacccgtttcggtcaatttacgcaaactagttacgtaagccGAACCgaaacgcgaaaagggcgatacgggtagccaaagattcaaatgcaagtttcctgaagtaatatgcttagaatatgatattatatcagtaaagttatgtcctattattgcccgggataattttaaactcaatttatgccttagaagggcattttggtcatttaaaagataaatAAGGgtaaattagaaatctgagtttcggggtctggttcatacagtaaaatATACTTAATaatcatattatatcagtagggtatgaccatATATCAAATCTaccatttaaaaccaaactatgcaccgtaaggggtattttagtaatttcacaaggctaaaaatgccaaaactgaaacctgagttcaaaatattattacTTActgttatatataaaaaatgtGATTACATCAAGTAGGTATAAGTTTTGTGGGTTTAAAAACAAGCATCAACGCTTACTCTATGCggttaaaatgctaaaaatacggtttaagggcgttttcgggttttcacagtaaatctgagattttttatatttccagaatacttaaaataatttattcatcatataaaatcagtagaaaaaggttttggGTCAAACGGAGGTGTAAAACTCTTTTTTaaggctaaaacggtcaaaacgcGACATAAGCCGATggctaggtgatctaggatccgttcagccaaaaattaattaaaaatcaccaaaattcccagaatattatatataatcagttggtaaaaagtttcgtgtcAAAATGTGGCCAGAAAACGGGTtcacgcaaaaagggcgtttatgtaaatttataatatagttttacgctaatggccataactcacaatctggaccaccaactgatccgaaactttcggtgcaagtttatataataaaataaagattctatcctttcacttttccaaaaaatcccgtttaaatcaaaaagggcaaaatagtcaactttatgcataaaccggaaacaagcattcgaataggctaaacatagactcaatcaacgaaagttccagaaagtttaactaaaataataatagtcaaaaatactttccaaaacagatcttgaacatgcatgtacgaatccgaatcgatagtctacgaaataatcgttttacaagactttcggttccgattcgtggctatactatagagtgtcgagttgatgatgattaaaacacatttatatatatgttacaagttattttcaatgatcaatcaggttgcatgtcatctatatcattaatcatgtcatttttcgcaaaaatcacttctgttgactttttagaattaggtttgactcgacattaagcatgcatgtagtgggaaatcagttagtaccctttagagggtttgtttcccacataaatactaatctataacaagtttcaattcgagaaattactgaaagaaatccgtttaatcagaaagtcaaaggttatgaacaccccagtttgacttttagcaattaacacaacaagaatggatcaaagaacgaattgaaggcttacaagagtcctatagatgttaaatggtcactaggagtcggccttgttgatcagaatccctccagaaagcttgcttgaagtgttcttgagagctcttgagagaatgctccttgttcttcacttgcaaatgatcaaaatgagatcaattcttgttttaaatcagTATTTTCGAGCTTACTGTAGTTGTAGGCTTGCATGAAATGTTATTGGTGATTGTGGAGGCAAGTTTACAGCTGTTtgtcactcaaattcggacccaaatcaacccaaATTCGATTTTCTGCacctgatagtcccacgcggcccgcctgggtctgtccaggcggtcgcctgacctgctgttCAGCCAAACATCTTTCAAAacattgacagctttgacccctgaacttgtacgtgatgtttcggctacttttctcgacccgtaaaccccaaacttggtttttaaggaccttaggacttttaccaacatggtaatgccctcggataactttgcgctcaaccgaaaagccctaaattcgacgttgacgcttttagtcccttaagtacggttttggccataactttctcatacgttgacgaaacttcatgaaattttaaccacatattctagtgagtatatttagctatacaaagcttcgggtctgccaaaagttcactcagaggtataaattaaacatgttgacacttttggcccctatagtttacaatacttcactttcgtgcaatttccgcgtcgtatgatccatgacccatccgttaaaggttataaacattatgtggggttatcatagagtctatttatccattgttgacactttggacccttacgttccatagttttcactgtttgtcacttttagtcctctaaagcatgttttcacataacggaaccttatgacacgtgtcaagacattattggacgaaatttttcgaggtgttacacatgaccggtgtcccgcgcaacatcaccgagcattgcttaaacacgtacccctctgtcgagccaaaggtccaaagaaggcgcagcctaggAGCAGACAAGACAAAAGCAATGAACGAGCAAGTATGTGAACTGCTCAAAGCCGGGATCTTGCGAGAGGTAAGATATCAGAGTTGGTTGCGAACCCAGTGATGGTCGAAAAGTCAAAcggcggatggcgcatgtgcgtagattacaccgatctcaacaaggcgtgcccaaaggattgctattccttgcctgagatcgataaaaaaatagattctctcgcgccataccgatggaagtgctttttggattgctacaaaggataccatcaagttcAGATGAAGCTAGaggatgaagacaagacagcgttcagaactgatcttggaatcttctgctacacaaagatgcctttcggcctgaagaatgcaggcgcgacatatcaacgcttgatggacaagacctttgcaggtgacatcggaaagcatattgaggtttacatcgatgatctagtggttaaaagtcccgaggaggaccaaatgttgaaagacatcgaaaaaacgttcaactcattgcgcagcgtaaatatgaagctaaatccagccaagtgctcttttggcatggaagaagggaagtttctaggcttcattgtcacgaacggcggtttcaaggtgaatccagagaaagtacaagctatagaacgaatgccctcaccgcgaaacatcaaagaaatgcaacgactggccggccgactggccgcgcttaatcgttttctctccaatcacgccgcaaagtcgtatcccttcattagcacgttgcgcaattgtgtgaagaaacaagagttcaaatggaccccggAGGCCGAAACAACTTTTCAACAGATGAAAGCGTGTCTGATCGAACTCCCTACCCTGACTGCACCATTTGAAAAAGAGCCCCTCGTACTGTACTTAtcctcctcggataaggcagtagggtcagtattATTGGTCGACAGAAACGGAGTACAAACCCCGATCTACTatgtcagcagggtactcactgacccagaaacaaggtattccacaatggaaaagctggttcttgcgctattacacgcctcccgaaggctgcgccgatacttcacaggccatgtgataactgtgcttacaaacttccacattggcactatactacagaagcctgagacatcaggcaggttggcaaaatgggccattgaacaGGGAGGCCATAACATCTTGTACAGGCCACGACCAGCCATTAAGGGTCAGGTCCtagccgacttcatcacagaagtgccggccGATAAAATCAAGGAGTGCGAGCTGATAGAGACTCCCGAGAAAGATGCAACAGATGAAACTTGGATGCTTTACACCgacggggcatcaaatgaagatggcgcgggagcaggATTGCGCCTAGTGAGCCCAGAGAAtcacgagtttacttacgccattaagttggacttcaaaaacaccaacaacgaggctgagtacgaagcatttctggcaggcttacgcctcgccatcaaaatgggagccaaaagcttgcgcgcacatgttgactcactcctgatagccagtcaAGTAAATGGCATATACGACGCGAAGGGAGAAGTCATGGCTTTGTATCTGGAACAAGCGAAAGAATTGCTCCAACAATTCAAATCTCACAAGGTTATACACATCAATCGCTCCGAAAACAAGccagctgatgccttgagcaagcTTGCCTCGACCTCCTTTCaacatcttgccaaagatgtaaggatagaggtactcaagaaTCCATCGGTGCTGCTGCGACAAGTGAACGTGATCGAAACGGGCCAACCTTCATGGATGACCCCGATAATCCAGTACTTGCAAGAAGGGGTACTCCCTGAAAACAAAGCGGAAGCGAggaagatccaaaacaaagccctaCACTATGAAATGAACGGCGGTATTTTGTACCGAAAGTCCTTCCTGGGGCCactactgcgctgtgtggacccccaggaTGCGAACTACCTGATAAGGGAGATCCACGAGAGGATCTGCGGCATTCACTCCGGACCAcggatggttgtcgcgaagatcatgagcgccggttactactggcctggTATGCATGTCGACGCACTGAAGGAGATCCGCAAATGTGACTCTTGTCAGAGGCATTCCCAAAACACCGCGCCCCAAGAACGATCTTATCCCCGtatccaccgcatggcccttccagcagtggggaattgacatggtgggacccttcccggatGCTCCCGGCGCCGTAAAATTCATCATAGTGGCTGTCGATTACTTCACaaagtgggtggaggccaaagccctggcatccaccacagctatgattgtgcgcaagttcatctggagcacatcatatgcagatttggcctcccgcTCAAAATTGTAACtgacaatggcaccaactttgcatCAGAAGATCTCAAGAAatggatgaaggagatgaaaaTTGAACACACCTTCACATCTGTTGCGCACCCCCAAGGCAACGGACAAGTAGAAAGCGTGAACAAATGCATTGTCGAGGGAATAAAGGCCAGATTGGGGACAAGGCGACGAGGATGGGTTGATGAGCTCCcgagcatcttatgggctcatcgaaccatgccaaAAACAAGTACCGGCGAGACGCCTTTTAGCTTGGTCTATGGATCAGAGGCAGTTATCCCGGCGGAGATTGGCCTACCCTCACCACGCATGACAGCGGTCAACACAATTGATAATGAAGCGGAAAGACGCCTTGGCCTAGACttgttggaagaaaggcgcgaaatcgcgcgaatcagagaggccaagtacaagacccagctggaaaggtactacaacacaaaggtccgcatttgtaccttcactccAGGGGAATACGTCTTCCGCGACAGTGAAGCGTCAAATGCAGAACGCCCAGGGAAGttggcacctaaatgggaaggcccatatctgatccacgaggtcctgggcaaaggggcctataagttacgcaccctagatggccacatcttaccacgaacatggaacgcgcaacaactgcgcaaatgtTATATGTAACTTACTTCGGCCTTGCGCCCGTTTTTACTTTCCTGTGTCGGCTATACGCTATTAGCAATTAATGTATGAAGGCCTACGCGCCCATTCCAGACTTAATGAAAACATACGACATGTTTTTCTATTacattttttcgttacaaatgcatgctaaacttctgattagcgcgaaaacactccagcatttTAAAATTTGTTGACAAGAaccgcctccaaggtcctccgcgaacaaagcgcgagaccgggcgGTCACCTTTTACTTAAAAGACACTTCCATTTATTCGAGTTAATTTAACCTGCGTTTTGACAGCAATGCAATAATTGCAACGGAAAAAACGAAAACGATTCATATAATAAACTTGCGCAACAACGCAGCATTTACAGTCAAGTTGCAAAAGACAATCACAAGGCACAAACGCCTATCAACAACCTATTCTATTCATCGCGtcgatcaccatcatcatctccgTCATCCTCACCATCGTCATCGTTGCCATTATCATCACCATCTCCACCATCATCACCAGCTGGTTCTTCATCGGATAATTCGACGGTAACTGGTGGATCGAGGACTGCTTTAAGACGCTGACACCAGTCGTCTTTCTTCAAAGATTCCACAACCAGATCCATGATAGGCAAGGTAAGGTTGTCATACGAGTTTTCAGCATGTGCAAGCGCAGCATCAGCATGTTCAGTCACCGAGCAATGGCTTACATCAAATTCCTGCCCTAGCATCTGCTCAACGTGATTGGCACATTCCAAGTAACCTCCTCGATGACCCACCGCACGCGCCGCATCCGTGAGAGCAGCAACGGCACGATCTAGCTCGCCAGCATTTAagatggagttggcaaccttcaacaAAAGAAAAGCGTTAAGGACAACCCTTAGCAAGATGGAAACATAAAAGACAGAAGTACAAACTTACCAGCActactccacgagtgcgcatccaTTCAGCCTCCGAGACAAGCGTATCAACGATGCCTTAGGCCTCGGAGTAGTTGGTCTGAGCCACGTTAAGCGCGGCAGTGCTGACAGCACGCACCTCCTCAGCGGTAGCAGCCTTAACCCTCTCGGCCTCCAGGTCGATCTCCAACGACTCACATCTGTCGATTTGCTCGTTCAAGCGACGTTTGAGCTCCGCAATCTCAGCGTCCTTGGCGTGGAGATCTCTGTCCTTGCTGGACAGCTGCACCTTGGCCTCAGATAACTCAACCTGGAAGCCGACAAAACAACTTAGGCGAGTTTGTTAACAACATAGCAAGAATAAATGAAAACAAataaactaacctccatctgctgcttggcagcTTTCTCTCCATGCGCCTCCTCTACCTTCGATGTCAAATCAGCAACTTTAGCCTCAAGATCAACAATCTTCTGTCGAGCCGCGTAGGCGCGCTCGTTGTCTTGGGCGCAGATACGTttgaactcggccttctccttggcgAGTTGCTCCTCAACATTGTGGAGTTTCTTTTGCAGGCCCTCGCGGCCCCATTCTTCGGCCTTCTTATCGGCTTCAAATTTGGCTCTCTCCTCATCAAAAGCAGCCTTGGACTTTTCAAACTCAGCAATGCGTTTTAACATGCGCTCACGATAACCCCCAGTCGTCGCGCTCTCTAACCATTGTTCGCCATTCGCGAACTATCTGGTGAATTGGCAGCACGAGCGTTGGCCTCTCCAAGTATAAAGGTGCGATATAACAATTCATGGGGCTTCGCCCTTTGCCGATTGACCCTCTGCAGGAGTAAACGAGTTTCAAGAACCACTCGCGGCAAGGGCCGACTCATGGAAGGTATCTTTTCTGTTTTAAGCCCCCAGGGGGCTTGATGAGGAGCATCACCGCGTTCTTCTTCCGGTATAAGTTTTGTAATATAGGTCACCGACAGTGTCCTTCGCCCCCAATCACGTTTGGGTTTATAACCCCCAGCTCCACCAGAGCTCGCGCCGCTAGAAGTAAACCGACCCGACCCCTTAGAAGTAGTGATCTTGGATCGATCATGGGTCTCGACATGCGCGGAGTGGGTAGGTTGGGCGACCTCAGGCCCCTGAACATTGGCAGGCTGATCCATAGCCTTCTTCTGTGCCAACTCCTTCTCCAAGGCCTTTTTCTTCGCCTCTTCGGCTGCCTTCTCCTCCTCCGCCTTCTTCTTCCTCTCTTCTTCATCCTTCCTCCTCTTCTCCTCCTCCGCCTTCTTCTTCCCTCTCTTCTTCATCTTCCTCCTCTTCCCTCCTCAACTTTCTTTTTcctttcttcttctctcttctGATTCTCCTCTGCCTTTCGCTGCGCCTCGGCAGCCTTCGCAGCGTCCTGAGCAGCAGTATCAGAAGACTTGATGGTAATCTTCGGCCTTTTCACCCCTGGCTCACTGAACTTGACacccttctcaggggtcttcttcttgatctctgtGAAAATAAGGGTTGATGCatcagggttacgagaacccgcgctcccagagctTTTTGAGCCGCCCGCTCCAGTTTTTGTTTTAGCTGTGCGCGGTAAGCCTTCAAGTGAGTCACTGACTATAACAAAATCGTCTAAGTCACTTTGTCGGAGGCGAAGAGTACCTTATCAGCAGCAGCGGTTGCGCGACTAGGGCCAGTCCCCTTGCTGGTCACTTCAGCATCTACcttcgtcttcttcttcttcgagggtttcttcttcttctcttctgggtcaatccccaggtcgcgcaacacacctgcaaagattttaGACCACGAACTTAGCTCGCCGTTGGAAGACCCTactgactcctcgctggaaagatagagaatctctttcccagcagaagtcacagagcgcaaaggacgaggtttaggatattgcgcaccttcagtagcGGTTGGCGGCGAAGCAAAGGCACCTTCAACCGGAAACATGAAGTTGCCcttaatctggtcataccagctttCTTCATCATCGCGCAAGGGGCGCACGCCCATGGAACCACCAAATGTGGAGAAGACAGCTTGATACAGTTGCGCCTCTAAACGTGAATACAAAAGTAACAATTAAAGCAAAGTacttgaaaaaaaagaaaaagggtGATAACTGACCTTGATCGCCGATCTTCAACACCGGAACCTCCCTGCTGTTgggtgaccactggtcactcatcttaGCCGCTACTAAAACGTTTTCCCCAAACACCCGATTTGGGGTTGGGGTCAACTGCTGATACCACCGGGCATTTTTCGGAATTGGGAGGTCTTCCTTCGGTATTGACTCAGTCCAATCCCTAAAGGGCATGGCAATCGGCAAAACCTCTTCACGGATGAAGAAGAACTTAggtttccagtcatggaaactcttcGGGGGTTTAGCAGAATCTTCTTCGCCGCACCACGGCTTgcaaaggagaagaaacccaTCGTCCTCTGCAACTGGTAGAAAGCCCGAAACTTATCCACAGATGGCTCAATGCCATGAGAATGGCACAAGAACTCGAAGTGACGAACCctcaccatcccgggtgggctcATCTGCGATAGATGAAAGTTGTAATGATGAAGAATGTGGCCCATGAAGTTTGTAGCCGGCAATCTGAAGTTACCCTGAAGAAAGAAGTCTTCATATAGGGTAATGTATCCAGGTGGTGCATCAGCCGCGGTCtggccctgagccggataccgggcATCCCACTCTGGTGGGAATCGGAAGCTCCAAACGATTTGTTCGAAAAGCCCTAGGTCCCATCTGAGGACAGGAACTGGTCCTTCCTCAGTAGCAGCAGCTTCTTGATGTTCTTCACTCATTATATCGAAAAAAGGAATCTGGAAAAACTTGAAGAAaatcttgaagatttgaagaaatcttgaagatgtgaagaacCAACTTTGAGGATTCAAAGAAGGAAATTTGAGAGAGTAAGAAAGCAACGAAGAGAAGTGAGGATCTCTCACatctcttcggatatatatacccatcgcatttaatgcgatgggtaaccgtgccgctttcgccgctaggctaaccaacgagaggctgccacgtcaagcggaaaactaggggtgacggttaccacgcgcgcgtgggcctcactctcctgacacgaaGTACAACCGCCGCAGACGGCATGATGACACCCGTGCCAgaggtcaactcaaacgtcgcactCAACGACTTATCCCACCAACTTGTcagagttcaaatttcgaagttttcCCGCCATAAA
It encodes:
- the LOC118485508 gene encoding myosin-6-like; this translates as MLKRIAEFEKSKAAFDEERAKFEADKKAEEWGREGLQKKLHNVEEQLAKEKAEFKRICAQDNERAYAARQKIVDLEAKVADLTSKVEEAHGEKAAKQQMEVELSEAKVQLSSKDRDLHAKDAEIAELKRRLNEQIDRCESLEIDLEAERVKAATAEEVANSILNAGELDRAVAALTDAARAVGHRGGYLECANHVEQMLGQEFDVSHCSVTEHADAALAHAENSYDNLTLPIMDLVVESLKKDDWCQRLKAVLDPPVTVELSDEEPAGDDGGDGDDNGNDDDGEDDGDDDGDRRDE